A window of Fibrobacter sp. UWB11 contains these coding sequences:
- a CDS encoding GGDEF domain-containing protein, producing MSYVGLIEINIICIAVLIITLLQFKDSILRHLEERILGFTIIDTIIYIVLSTVTKMLYSVHAQSDLYLSNQKICVIYAIMYALSLSSSLLLAQLWFSFIFLRIRKSVYSYKHLFPLFSTPSIIGIFICIGISIYGFTNDCHTTSLQFRRLLPFLIGLNFLYILATMILGIQHAFSQKNSTNRKEAFYLSFIALVPSCSCIIQYFVPDIPLTDPIFALTLLHVYVTLLKYRITSDPLTNVNNKIRLTEYLQFITQHQDPSKRLFLLVMEVDYFKDIVRNFGYEMSDRVLVDISSFFKRQCRGQNAFLARTGESQFAIVMERDEVSEIEAFCQKLIRECDRDSMQADMTTWKISFSLHFAEISNISTSNISKIFAEAKKNCYKPETPAPKE from the coding sequence ATGTCATACGTAGGACTGATAGAAATAAATATCATCTGTATAGCAGTGCTAATTATTACGCTGCTACAGTTTAAAGACAGTATCCTTAGGCATCTAGAAGAGCGTATTCTCGGCTTTACCATCATCGATACTATCATCTACATCGTCTTGAGCACGGTGACCAAGATGCTTTATTCGGTCCATGCACAAAGCGACCTTTACTTGAGCAACCAAAAGATTTGCGTCATTTATGCAATCATGTACGCTTTGAGCCTGAGTTCCTCGTTACTCCTCGCCCAGCTATGGTTCTCGTTCATCTTCCTCCGAATCCGCAAAAGCGTCTATTCTTACAAGCACCTGTTCCCACTATTTTCGACCCCAAGCATCATCGGCATATTCATTTGCATCGGCATAAGCATTTATGGATTCACAAACGATTGCCACACGACATCACTCCAGTTCAGAAGGCTTTTGCCATTCCTTATCGGGCTGAATTTCCTCTACATTCTCGCGACCATGATTTTGGGCATCCAGCATGCCTTTTCGCAAAAGAATTCCACGAATAGAAAAGAAGCGTTCTATCTCTCGTTCATAGCCCTTGTCCCAAGTTGCTCCTGCATTATTCAATATTTCGTTCCAGACATTCCGCTCACCGACCCTATTTTTGCTTTAACCCTTTTGCATGTTTACGTCACGCTCCTCAAGTACAGAATTACTTCGGACCCGCTTACCAACGTAAACAACAAAATACGCTTGACCGAATACCTCCAGTTCATCACACAGCACCAGGATCCTAGCAAGCGACTGTTCTTGCTCGTCATGGAAGTGGACTACTTCAAGGATATCGTCCGCAATTTTGGTTATGAAATGTCCGACCGTGTGCTTGTAGATATTTCGTCATTCTTTAAACGCCAATGTAGAGGGCAAAACGCATTCCTGGCAAGAACTGGCGAAAGCCAATTTGCAATTGTGATGGAACGCGACGAAGTCTCTGAAATCGAAGCGTTCTGTCAAAAGCTTATCCGCGAATGTGACCGCGACAGCATGCAAGCAGACATGACAACGTGGAAGATTTCATTCAGCCTGCATTTTGCCGAAATTTCGAACATTTCGACAAGCAATATTTCCAAGATTTTCGCCGAAGCAAAGAAGAACTGCTACAAGCCCGAAACTCCAGCACCGAAGGAATAG
- a CDS encoding patatin-like phospholipase family protein, translating to MFPIPLGWLKKALLLSVATVASVYVTPVQAAHSADETLLSAMQLVPDSLQAKKTKSVLYLGGGERSPWFHLGALYALEEYKIPVDSIVATSWGAWMGALWSLGVSIDDIQRLMMDPYVIEQLGVNSIHAKTEHDAFKLPISVDGLPSLRERFSFYADTAGNVYRSMHALVPDTASIERSLSRLRFEEILFRQRGTYRIPFTLLTCDSIIENPLYADIVNSLPLAGNEKSGELCPYQTVPLAKNPQEASLIVISDPIRYELEGNAELRTLKKDVLTKLGDVQGVFIRAHSIRDTSRKSMIQAGFSAVEHALREIIPIVDGRREYSDKQKSEAWFEFNPVFDSLSSEHHSAVLSYWNPKDTGFVAPANFAYSIASKAPYDTISFNMQSDGSLLIDVGVHPTVDVAVGGFGSNVIGANAYGELTLNYVNQMEISLTLAGFYGTSSYGFRPHLDISNLINRHWKFTFSYDLMKLRFLKAFENDNVPSVNRFKYETRNDLYLSAKYAIDKMQSVEVKFLFGSREFELSPKAVPEIDFFDDEIVNTSSNYETSPVTQSVHYSLLNGEDDPWFASKGYAANASIGLNLIGYGFHQRSPIYGIYSFDGRFSYAPTKYTSVTVGAAMGFDAYRDGHFKFPKNFDNTAMEDRYRLHVAATPWSGDWLDPELSSHGYAMLRVNGGVHRQGFGAWLSFAYIHDFEDKATAMLNSNKFVIEPALRYAYRSFTVYAGLNRVVDTETFADIKRIKNYRYFIRIGDYNLF from the coding sequence ATGTTTCCAATCCCGCTAGGTTGGCTTAAGAAAGCGCTTCTTTTGTCGGTGGCTACTGTAGCCTCCGTTTATGTGACGCCGGTACAGGCGGCACATTCCGCTGATGAAACGCTCTTGAGCGCTATGCAATTAGTACCCGATTCGCTGCAGGCAAAGAAGACAAAGTCTGTGCTTTACCTTGGTGGTGGAGAACGCTCTCCTTGGTTCCATTTGGGCGCTTTGTACGCATTGGAAGAATACAAGATTCCTGTAGATTCTATTGTGGCAACTTCGTGGGGCGCCTGGATGGGTGCTTTGTGGTCGCTTGGCGTGTCGATTGATGATATCCAGCGTTTGATGATGGATCCGTATGTCATCGAACAATTGGGCGTGAATTCGATACATGCAAAGACGGAACACGATGCCTTTAAACTCCCGATTTCTGTGGATGGGCTTCCGTCGCTTCGTGAACGTTTTTCGTTTTATGCAGATACGGCGGGGAATGTTTACCGCAGCATGCATGCGCTTGTTCCAGATACGGCGTCTATTGAACGCTCTCTTTCGCGCCTCCGGTTTGAAGAAATTCTTTTCCGCCAGCGTGGAACTTATCGTATCCCCTTTACGCTCTTGACTTGCGATAGCATTATTGAAAATCCTTTATATGCAGATATCGTGAATTCGCTTCCGCTAGCGGGTAATGAAAAGTCGGGAGAACTTTGTCCGTACCAGACTGTACCTTTGGCAAAAAATCCCCAAGAGGCTTCGTTAATCGTTATCTCGGACCCCATACGTTACGAACTCGAGGGAAATGCTGAATTGCGTACGCTCAAAAAAGATGTTTTGACGAAATTGGGCGATGTGCAAGGTGTTTTTATAAGGGCTCATTCTATTCGCGATACATCCCGCAAATCCATGATTCAAGCGGGTTTTTCGGCAGTGGAACATGCCTTGCGCGAAATTATTCCGATTGTTGATGGCCGTAGGGAATATTCCGACAAGCAAAAATCCGAAGCTTGGTTTGAATTCAATCCAGTGTTTGACAGTCTTTCTTCGGAACACCATTCGGCTGTGCTTTCGTACTGGAATCCCAAAGATACTGGGTTTGTAGCTCCTGCAAATTTTGCTTATTCGATTGCATCTAAGGCTCCGTACGATACGATTTCGTTCAATATGCAATCCGATGGCAGTTTGTTGATTGATGTAGGCGTGCATCCGACGGTAGACGTTGCTGTAGGCGGTTTTGGCTCGAATGTGATTGGCGCAAATGCATACGGCGAATTGACGCTTAATTATGTGAACCAAATGGAAATTTCCTTGACATTGGCCGGTTTTTACGGAACGTCTTCCTATGGATTCCGTCCGCATCTTGATATTTCCAATCTGATAAATCGTCATTGGAAGTTTACTTTTAGCTACGACTTGATGAAGCTTCGCTTTTTAAAAGCGTTCGAAAACGATAATGTCCCCAGTGTAAACCGCTTTAAATACGAAACGAGGAATGACCTTTATTTGTCGGCAAAGTATGCAATCGACAAAATGCAATCTGTCGAGGTCAAGTTCTTGTTTGGTAGCCGTGAATTTGAATTGTCTCCCAAGGCTGTGCCAGAAATTGACTTTTTTGATGATGAAATTGTAAATACAAGCAGTAATTACGAGACAAGTCCGGTGACACAAAGTGTCCATTATTCCTTGTTGAACGGTGAGGATGACCCATGGTTTGCATCTAAGGGATATGCTGCAAATGCGTCTATTGGCTTGAATTTAATTGGGTACGGATTCCACCAGAGAAGTCCGATTTACGGGATTTATTCTTTTGACGGAAGGTTCTCTTATGCGCCGACGAAATACACGTCAGTGACGGTTGGTGCCGCGATGGGCTTTGATGCTTATCGTGATGGACATTTCAAGTTCCCCAAGAACTTTGACAATACTGCTATGGAAGATAGGTATCGCCTGCATGTTGCTGCAACGCCATGGTCAGGAGACTGGCTCGACCCAGAGCTCTCATCGCATGGGTATGCGATGCTTCGCGTGAACGGAGGCGTTCACCGCCAAGGATTTGGCGCCTGGCTCTCGTTTGCGTATATCCACGATTTTGAGGATAAGGCAACGGCAATGCTCAATTCAAATAAATTTGTAATAGAGCCCGCTCTTCGCTATGCATACCGTTCGTTTACGGTTTATGCCGGGCTCAATCGCGTTGTGGATACAGAGACTTTTGCCGATATCAAGCGTATAAAAAATTACCGATACTTTATCCGTATCGGCGATTACAATCTGTTTTAA
- a CDS encoding type IV pilus twitching motility protein PilT: MRNQYMAKVLVHNKVVSEDQVKAHWGEITDSMDIGQVLVRAGILKQSMYEKVLAFVQNLEAKNAKPATPAHASAPASAPAAKPASAPATPAPQAAPAPAVKSAAPAPQPAEEPAIKIEGNSSLYGEASSSTVVIEKVEGLESTSMANVQVPVESEAPAEESASEELPSQFAVATGEGNAVEAPDVLHPITPLAKVIAYARKYNVTDVYLYAGRQITMRQSGLLFIASEKVLEKSHLMDRLSEAAEGFSDGYKIVVGRNVSKTFALPGVGRARISVTWNDVTPSISIRIIPMESIALENLYLPEFCMQFATLNSGLVLIAGPSASGRSTTMTAFAECIAANRQVFIQTVEKPVERLLLNPNGSIAQREVGLHVRSGAAGIELAIRTGADVILFDHLETMEELSLLMQASNAGALVFAVTSGNNIHALLSRLLMSVPSENRNAFACTLADQLKGVVVQHLIPVVNNQGLVLASEAMKVTSTIAGMIRKGDVSQIVSAISGRKDQGITLDESLQMCVDSGYIDGVEAWKRANDSRRFASYRKV, translated from the coding sequence ATGAGAAATCAATATATGGCAAAAGTTCTCGTTCACAACAAGGTTGTGTCCGAGGATCAAGTCAAGGCCCACTGGGGTGAAATAACCGACTCGATGGATATTGGTCAGGTTCTTGTTCGTGCAGGAATCTTGAAACAGTCTATGTACGAGAAGGTTCTTGCTTTTGTGCAAAACCTCGAGGCAAAAAATGCAAAGCCTGCAACTCCGGCGCATGCTTCGGCTCCGGCTAGTGCTCCTGCTGCAAAACCGGCTAGCGCTCCGGCAACTCCCGCGCCGCAAGCAGCACCTGCTCCGGCGGTAAAATCTGCAGCCCCTGCGCCTCAACCAGCAGAAGAGCCCGCTATCAAAATTGAAGGCAACAGTAGCCTTTATGGTGAAGCGTCTTCTTCGACTGTTGTCATTGAAAAAGTCGAAGGGCTTGAATCGACGAGCATGGCGAATGTGCAAGTCCCGGTGGAAAGCGAAGCTCCGGCCGAGGAAAGCGCATCTGAGGAACTCCCGTCACAGTTCGCCGTTGCAACTGGCGAAGGTAATGCAGTCGAGGCTCCAGATGTCTTGCATCCGATTACACCGCTTGCAAAAGTGATTGCTTATGCCCGCAAGTACAATGTGACTGATGTTTATTTGTACGCAGGCCGCCAAATCACGATGCGTCAATCAGGGTTGCTTTTTATCGCCTCTGAAAAAGTGCTTGAAAAATCGCATTTGATGGACCGCCTTTCCGAAGCTGCGGAAGGTTTTTCGGACGGCTATAAAATTGTAGTCGGTCGCAATGTCAGCAAGACTTTTGCACTCCCGGGTGTTGGCCGTGCTCGCATTTCTGTCACATGGAACGACGTGACTCCGAGTATTTCGATTCGCATAATTCCGATGGAATCGATTGCTCTCGAAAATCTTTACCTGCCCGAATTCTGCATGCAGTTTGCAACGCTTAATAGCGGCCTTGTGCTGATTGCGGGCCCGTCTGCAAGTGGCCGCTCTACAACGATGACTGCGTTTGCCGAATGCATTGCCGCAAACAGGCAAGTGTTTATACAAACGGTCGAAAAACCGGTAGAGCGTTTGCTTTTGAATCCGAATGGTTCCATTGCTCAACGTGAGGTGGGCTTGCATGTGCGCTCCGGTGCCGCTGGCATCGAACTCGCCATCCGCACCGGTGCCGACGTGATTCTCTTTGACCATCTCGAAACGATGGAAGAACTTTCTCTGCTCATGCAGGCTTCGAACGCGGGCGCACTTGTCTTTGCTGTGACAAGCGGTAACAATATTCATGCGCTGCTTTCTAGACTTCTCATGTCCGTGCCGAGTGAAAACCGCAATGCGTTTGCATGTACGCTTGCCGACCAGCTCAAGGGCGTTGTCGTTCAGCATTTGATTCCTGTGGTGAATAACCAGGGGCTTGTACTTGCATCCGAAGCAATGAAGGTAACATCGACAATTGCGGGAATGATCCGCAAGGGTGATGTGTCGCAAATTGTTTCTGCAATTAGCGGTCGAAAGGATCAGGGCATTACGTTGGACGAATCCTTGCAGATGTGCGTGGATTCTGGTTATATCGATGGCGTTGAAGCGTGGAAACGTGCAAACGATAGCCGTCGTTTTGCGTCTTATCGTAAGGTTTAA
- a CDS encoding VWA domain-containing protein produces the protein MDIGALHFQNPEAFWLLLFVPLLIALYVYRQQRRKSTIKFPALALAKKAVPSRRVKFRHIVPALRLAALVCFVVALARPQNAMEVEYTSTDGVDIMLALDVSGSMSTLDMLTNAEQSKLGTMNAERFWKNGDFWKYSRLGYAQDVIAEFIGKRHSDRIGLSAFGARSFTQCPLTMDYGSLLEILKASDDLARDTLVNNRTAIGDGLMNALARLKMSDAKSRVVILLTDGRDNASVVPPVRAAEVAKSLGVKVYTVGVGKKNGKILAFQQNPWTGDISWGERDITPEEGIDEDVLKSIASKTGGRFYRAENKAELEKIYSEIDELEKTEIETIAYARYAEKFYPWLLVGALLILLELILANTRFVRIP, from the coding sequence ATGGATATTGGAGCCCTTCATTTTCAAAATCCCGAGGCCTTTTGGCTGTTGTTGTTCGTACCGCTGTTGATTGCGCTTTATGTTTATCGCCAGCAGCGCCGCAAGAGTACAATCAAGTTCCCGGCGCTTGCGCTTGCAAAGAAGGCGGTGCCGAGCCGTCGCGTGAAGTTTAGGCATATTGTACCGGCGCTCCGATTGGCGGCCCTTGTTTGCTTTGTGGTGGCTCTTGCGCGTCCGCAGAACGCGATGGAAGTCGAATACACTTCGACCGATGGTGTGGATATTATGCTTGCGCTTGACGTTTCCGGTTCCATGAGTACGCTTGACATGCTTACGAATGCGGAACAGTCAAAACTTGGTACGATGAATGCCGAACGTTTTTGGAAAAACGGCGATTTTTGGAAGTACAGTCGTTTGGGCTATGCTCAGGATGTGATTGCTGAATTCATTGGCAAACGCCATAGCGATCGCATTGGTCTTTCGGCATTTGGTGCTCGTTCGTTTACGCAGTGCCCGCTTACGATGGATTACGGTTCCCTGCTTGAAATCTTGAAGGCTAGCGATGATCTTGCCCGCGATACGCTTGTGAATAACAGGACCGCCATTGGCGATGGCTTGATGAACGCTCTTGCTCGACTCAAGATGTCCGATGCCAAGTCCCGCGTTGTGATTCTCTTGACTGATGGTCGTGACAATGCGAGTGTTGTCCCGCCGGTGCGTGCTGCTGAAGTGGCGAAGTCCCTGGGCGTGAAGGTTTACACTGTTGGCGTCGGCAAAAAGAATGGCAAGATTCTTGCGTTCCAGCAGAACCCGTGGACTGGCGATATTTCTTGGGGTGAACGCGATATCACGCCCGAAGAAGGCATTGACGAAGACGTGCTCAAGTCGATTGCTTCAAAGACTGGTGGACGATTCTACCGTGCCGAAAACAAGGCCGAACTTGAAAAGATTTATTCTGAAATCGATGAACTTGAAAAGACTGAAATCGAGACAATCGCCTATGCCCGCTATGCCGAAAAATTCTACCCGTGGCTGTTGGTTGGCGCTCTCCTCATTTTGCTCGAACTCATCCTCGCAAATACAAGATTCGTGAGAATCCCGTGA
- a CDS encoding ABC transporter permease, translated as MQTLKHIGIIALNTFRESIRDKILYNIGFLAIALTLFSIVLGEWSVFDRAYVIKSTTLSVMSLSGLLISIFVGISLVQKEIQRRTVLTLLSKPISRAAFIVGKYFGLLAVVAVHLLLLTGIYYCILWVTSSSPTISLLTAIYLIFCEMAVVIAVALLFSSFSSTVLSALFTLGVYFAGHLSDQLLEQVRFASRMGELQSTSSAILEKAAVVIHAVFPGLYRFNVTNYVVHGVALPDMYLFWNSVYALGYIGVFLSIASWWFSRRDFL; from the coding sequence GTGCAGACGCTTAAGCATATTGGCATTATTGCCCTCAATACGTTCCGCGAATCTATTCGCGACAAGATTCTTTATAATATCGGCTTTTTGGCGATTGCGCTTACGCTTTTTAGCATTGTGCTTGGTGAATGGTCGGTGTTTGATCGTGCTTATGTCATTAAGTCCACGACGCTTTCGGTGATGAGCCTTTCGGGACTTTTGATTTCCATCTTTGTAGGCATAAGCCTTGTGCAAAAGGAAATCCAGCGCCGGACCGTACTTACGCTCCTCTCAAAGCCTATCAGCCGTGCCGCATTTATTGTGGGCAAGTATTTTGGGCTTTTGGCTGTCGTTGCCGTCCACCTGCTTTTGCTGACAGGTATTTACTATTGCATCTTGTGGGTAACGAGTTCTAGTCCGACGATTAGCCTCTTGACTGCTATTTACTTGATTTTCTGCGAAATGGCGGTTGTGATTGCGGTGGCGCTTTTGTTCAGCAGCTTTAGCAGCACGGTGCTTTCGGCGCTCTTTACGTTGGGCGTTTACTTTGCAGGGCACTTGAGCGATCAGCTTTTGGAACAAGTCCGTTTTGCAAGCCGCATGGGTGAACTTCAAAGCACCTCCTCGGCAATTCTTGAAAAGGCTGCGGTTGTAATCCATGCCGTATTCCCTGGACTTTATCGATTTAACGTAACCAACTATGTTGTACATGGCGTAGCGCTTCCGGACATGTATTTGTTCTGGAATTCCGTTTATGCACTTGGTTATATTGGCGTGTTCCTCTCGATTGCGAGCTGGTGGTTCAGCCGGAGGGATTTCTTATGA
- a CDS encoding ATPase, T2SS/T4P/T4SS family, with translation MASEIESLLEYALNVGASDLIVTEGAPSAIRFAGRVCAIPESTALPFGSLLEFLGALDGESGTFVGGPWQNTKWRVKYFREALGNAAIFRPLMAECPEFTSLGAPAALDSLLGLSSGLVVFAGPACSGKTVTATSYVSAMCESGILRFCDLDEGHELSVKIGESLKLVNTVGSTSEKLEQGLRSGTDLFWLGDFDSSALISILRAAEAGALVVMNVTAGNAVGVVDTLLSAVPSENRDLVRTMLAAALKAVVVQRLLPPAQEGAVVPPAWEILFNTQNVSSLIRSGDHFKLPSIMEASASEGMLLMDDCLAEYVRSGLVTPEEAGRYVSNPARLA, from the coding sequence ATGGCGTCAGAAATTGAATCTCTTTTGGAATATGCCCTGAATGTCGGGGCGAGTGACTTGATTGTAACTGAAGGGGCTCCTTCGGCTATCCGCTTTGCGGGGCGTGTATGCGCTATTCCCGAATCTACTGCGCTTCCGTTTGGCTCTTTGCTTGAATTTTTAGGAGCGCTTGATGGTGAATCGGGTACGTTTGTTGGCGGTCCGTGGCAGAATACTAAATGGCGTGTAAAGTATTTTCGCGAAGCTTTAGGTAACGCTGCGATTTTCCGCCCGTTGATGGCGGAATGTCCGGAATTTACAAGCCTCGGTGCGCCCGCTGCTCTCGATAGCTTGCTTGGACTCAGTTCCGGCTTGGTTGTTTTTGCAGGCCCTGCTTGCTCTGGAAAAACGGTTACGGCGACATCGTACGTTTCTGCCATGTGCGAGTCCGGTATTTTGCGTTTTTGCGATTTGGACGAAGGCCATGAACTTTCGGTGAAGATTGGCGAGAGCCTGAAACTTGTAAATACGGTAGGCTCTACTTCTGAAAAGTTGGAGCAGGGACTTCGTAGCGGAACGGACCTTTTCTGGCTTGGCGATTTCGACAGTTCTGCGTTAATCTCCATTTTGCGTGCTGCTGAGGCGGGAGCCTTGGTTGTTATGAATGTAACTGCAGGTAATGCGGTCGGTGTTGTCGATACGTTGCTCTCGGCAGTTCCTTCGGAAAATCGTGATCTGGTCCGCACGATGCTTGCCGCTGCACTCAAGGCTGTTGTTGTCCAGAGATTGTTGCCTCCCGCACAAGAAGGTGCCGTGGTTCCGCCAGCTTGGGAAATTCTTTTTAATACGCAAAATGTATCATCCCTCATACGCAGTGGAGACCATTTCAAGTTGCCTTCCATCATGGAGGCTTCCGCTTCGGAAGGCATGCTGTTGATGGATGATTGCCTTGCTGAATATGTCCGCTCTGGCTTAGTGACTCCCGAAGAGGCAGGTAGGTATGTTTCCAATCCCGCTAGGTTGGCTTAA
- a CDS encoding AzlC family ABC transporter permease has protein sequence MKFSDGVKDGLPIGLGYFAVSFSFGIAGSNFLSWPLVTLISMTNLTSAGQFAGLQIMTDAAGTFIEMALATFFINLRYSLMAISLSQKVSSDFGTGKRLLLATGITDEIFAVAMSKQRVTPIYFFGLMTLPYIGWSSGTAVGAICGEILPAIVTNALGVALYGMFVAIVVPQMKVHKPTIFAVAIAVALSCAFKFVPALSCVSVGFAIIICALVASLVAAALFPMKNLNNEDEGAGK, from the coding sequence ATGAAATTTTCAGATGGTGTAAAAGACGGGCTTCCGATAGGGCTTGGCTATTTTGCAGTTTCGTTCTCGTTCGGTATTGCAGGCTCGAATTTCTTGTCGTGGCCGCTCGTAACGCTTATTTCCATGACGAATTTGACATCGGCAGGGCAATTTGCGGGGCTCCAGATCATGACGGATGCCGCCGGTACGTTTATCGAAATGGCTCTTGCGACGTTCTTCATCAACCTCCGCTATTCGCTGATGGCTATTTCTTTGTCGCAGAAAGTTTCTTCTGATTTCGGAACGGGAAAGCGTTTGCTTTTGGCTACGGGCATTACCGATGAAATTTTTGCCGTGGCTATGTCAAAACAACGCGTGACTCCGATTTATTTCTTTGGACTCATGACGCTCCCTTACATTGGCTGGTCTTCGGGAACGGCGGTCGGTGCTATTTGCGGCGAGATTCTCCCGGCAATTGTGACGAATGCTCTTGGCGTTGCGCTTTATGGAATGTTTGTGGCTATTGTCGTTCCGCAGATGAAGGTGCATAAGCCGACAATCTTTGCCGTGGCTATTGCTGTGGCATTGAGCTGTGCCTTCAAGTTTGTCCCTGCGCTCAGCTGCGTTTCTGTGGGTTTTGCGATTATCATTTGCGCCTTGGTGGCTTCCCTTGTGGCGGCCGCATTGTTCCCCATGAAAAACCTCAATAACGAAGATGAAGGAGCCGGCAAATGA
- the mltG gene encoding endolytic transglycosylase MltG, with product MKKIFSITAIILVLIAVFAYFHVNQRLSAVSLNENTVILEIPKGSSPTKVLQILQEKNVWDDELAFTLWCKMNKPSLKAGWYEVPAQQTLDELGALFQSGKSAVRKVTIPEGRASWEIPAYLQKSFPNLDTARWNKLVQDPKFAQSLGIEGKSLEGYLLPDTYPFAIDSDEESILKQMVAANLKVRDEMKQRKGSMWETLGNWHRVLTLASVVEEETGIPEERPLIAGVFHNRLRIGMPLGADPTVRFIFKNLTGPIYKSQLNSDNPYNTRKFPGLMPGPISNPGRKAIEATLFPAKTEALYFVAKDDGSHTHFFSTNLADHNKYKDVAAKNRGEKK from the coding sequence ATGAAGAAGATTTTTTCAATTACCGCCATTATCCTCGTTCTAATCGCTGTTTTTGCGTATTTCCACGTAAATCAACGGTTGAGCGCCGTTTCACTCAACGAAAATACCGTCATTTTGGAGATTCCAAAGGGCAGTTCCCCCACAAAAGTTTTACAAATTTTACAAGAAAAGAACGTCTGGGACGACGAACTTGCCTTCACTTTGTGGTGCAAAATGAACAAACCGTCCCTCAAAGCCGGCTGGTACGAAGTTCCCGCCCAACAGACGCTCGATGAACTCGGAGCCCTGTTCCAAAGTGGCAAAAGTGCTGTCCGCAAGGTGACCATCCCCGAAGGTCGAGCCTCCTGGGAAATCCCTGCCTACCTGCAAAAAAGTTTCCCGAACCTCGACACGGCTCGGTGGAACAAGCTCGTCCAAGACCCGAAGTTTGCCCAATCTCTTGGCATCGAAGGAAAATCGCTCGAAGGCTACCTCTTGCCGGACACCTACCCCTTCGCCATCGACTCCGACGAAGAGTCCATACTCAAGCAGATGGTCGCAGCAAACCTCAAGGTCCGCGACGAGATGAAGCAACGTAAAGGTTCCATGTGGGAAACGCTTGGCAACTGGCACCGCGTGTTGACACTCGCAAGCGTGGTCGAAGAAGAAACGGGCATCCCGGAAGAACGCCCGCTCATTGCCGGAGTATTCCACAACCGTCTCCGCATCGGTATGCCGCTTGGGGCAGACCCGACAGTGAGGTTCATTTTCAAGAACTTGACAGGCCCGATCTACAAGAGTCAGCTGAATAGCGATAACCCGTACAACACCCGCAAGTTCCCGGGGCTCATGCCCGGCCCGATTTCAAATCCGGGTCGCAAGGCCATCGAAGCAACGCTGTTCCCCGCCAAGACCGAAGCACTTTACTTTGTCGCAAAGGATGACGGTTCGCACACGCATTTCTTTAGCACGAACCTCGCCGACCACAACAAGTATAAAGATGTCGCCGCAAAGAATCGCGGCGAAAAGAAGTAA
- a CDS encoding AzlD domain-containing protein, producing the protein MNIDMQTYVIYLLVMAGVTLFLRAVPFILLRKKLKSVFWSSFLAYVPYTVLSAMTMPAIFFATDSRLTGACALLAAVVASLLGGGLVTVAVVSCLTVLGVDGLMLL; encoded by the coding sequence ATGAATATCGACATGCAGACTTACGTGATTTATTTGCTGGTCATGGCTGGCGTGACGCTGTTCTTGCGTGCCGTGCCGTTCATTTTGCTCCGCAAGAAACTCAAAAGCGTGTTCTGGAGCTCGTTCCTCGCTTATGTGCCCTATACGGTGCTTAGTGCAATGACTATGCCTGCAATTTTCTTTGCGACAGATAGCCGTTTGACGGGCGCCTGCGCTCTCCTTGCTGCGGTGGTTGCTTCGCTCCTTGGCGGTGGCCTTGTGACCGTTGCTGTGGTCTCGTGCCTTACCGTGCTCGGCGTTGACGGACTCATGCTTCTGTGA